From the Streptomyces nigrescens genome, one window contains:
- a CDS encoding glycosyltransferase, which yields MTARRGTGAGLRIVRIANFVTPASGGLRTALRELGAGYRAAGHEPVLIVPGPPGADGTAGLRDELTGQGRVITVPGPELPGSGGYRVLTDRRRLERLLHSLAPDRLEVSDRTTLRWTGEWARRARVPAVMVSHESVDGVLRTWGVPQPLARAAADRLNRRTAHAYSRVVCTTEWAAAEFLRAGARNVVRAPLGVDLAAWHPDCRSAALRRHCAGRAEFLLLLCSRLSQEKRPGRALDALAELRRRGVDAALVVAGDGPLRARLEARVRAERLPVAFLGHLADRSRLAALQAGADLALAPGPAETFGLAALEALACGTPVVASAASALAGLVGSGGDTALDDGPSFADAVQRVLARPEPARRAAARRRAEGYGWQPAVDAFLAAHDAPAPVGRPVAAAAPHPAGPLGGW from the coding sequence ATGACCGCGCGGCGCGGCACCGGGGCGGGTCTGCGGATCGTCCGGATCGCCAACTTCGTCACCCCGGCCTCCGGCGGGCTGCGCACCGCGCTGCGTGAGCTCGGCGCGGGCTACCGGGCCGCCGGGCACGAGCCGGTGCTCATCGTCCCCGGCCCGCCAGGGGCGGACGGGACGGCCGGACTCCGCGACGAACTCACCGGGCAGGGACGGGTGATCACCGTGCCGGGGCCCGAGCTGCCGGGCAGCGGCGGCTACCGCGTGCTGACCGACCGCCGCCGGCTGGAGCGGCTGCTGCACTCGCTGGCCCCCGACCGGCTGGAGGTCTCCGACCGTACGACGCTGCGCTGGACGGGGGAGTGGGCGCGCCGGGCGCGGGTGCCCGCGGTGATGGTCTCCCACGAGAGTGTGGACGGGGTGCTGCGTACCTGGGGTGTGCCGCAGCCGCTCGCCCGCGCCGCCGCGGACCGGCTCAACCGCCGTACGGCGCACGCCTACAGCCGGGTCGTGTGCACCACCGAGTGGGCGGCGGCCGAGTTCCTCCGGGCCGGTGCGCGCAATGTGGTGCGCGCACCGCTCGGTGTCGATCTCGCGGCCTGGCACCCGGACTGCCGCAGCGCCGCGCTGCGGCGGCACTGCGCGGGCCGGGCGGAGTTCCTGCTGCTGCTCTGCTCCCGGCTGTCGCAGGAGAAGCGGCCGGGCCGGGCCCTGGACGCGCTGGCGGAGCTGCGGCGGCGCGGGGTCGACGCGGCGCTGGTGGTGGCCGGTGACGGGCCGCTGCGGGCACGGCTGGAGGCCCGGGTGCGGGCCGAGCGGCTGCCCGTGGCGTTCCTCGGCCATCTCGCCGACCGCTCCCGGCTCGCCGCGCTGCAGGCCGGCGCCGATCTCGCGCTGGCACCCGGCCCGGCCGAGACCTTCGGGCTGGCCGCCCTGGAGGCGCTCGCCTGTGGCACACCGGTGGTCGCCAGCGCGGCGTCGGCGCTGGCGGGTCTGGTCGGCAGCGGCGGGGACACGGCGCTCGACGACGGGCCGTCCTTCGCCGATGCGGTCCAGCGGGTCCTGGCCCGGCCGGAGCCCGCCCGGCGCGCCGCCGCCCGACGGCGTGCCGAGGGTTACGGCTGGCAGCCCGCCGTCGACGCCTTTCTGGCGGCGCACGACGCGCCCGCACCGGTCGGCAGGCCGGTCGCCGCGGCCGCGCCGCATCCGGCCGGCCCGTTGGGCGGGTGGTGA
- a CDS encoding hydantoinase B/oxoprolinase family protein produces MTGRWEFWIDRGGTFTDVVGRRPDGRLVTTKLLSHHPERYRDAAVAGVRMMLGLGPDEPVPAEKVSVVKMGTTVATNALLERKGEPTVLLITEGFRDALRIAYQNRPRIFDRRIVLPEALYDRVIEVPERIGAQGELVRPLDVDEVRRALVRARADGLRSAAVVLLHGYRHAEHEQAVAELARRAGFAQVSCSHEVSPLMKLVPRGDTTVVDAYLSPILGRYVDEIAAQLPGIRLMFMQSNGGLRQAAHFRGKDAVLSGPAGGVVGMVRTAAEAGGGHDRVIGFDMGGTSTDVSHYAGEFERVFGNEVAGVRMRAPMMNIHTVAAGGGSVLHFDGRRYRVGPDSAGADPGPACYRRGGPLTVTDANVMLGRIQPAHFPAVFGPDGDQPLDAEAVRARFAELAERAAAEAGDDRGPEEVAAGFLDIAVLNMANAVKKISVQRGHDITRYALTSFGGAGGQHACAVADALGIDTVLVPPLAGVLSAYGIGVADATAMREQAVEAEFTDPAALRRVQEVCDSLAAQTRRELHDDGVPDASVTTRARVLIRYAGTDSTIGVPLADADTMAAEFVRAHRERYAFTMDKPLVAEAVSVEALGAPGGAGEHETQPGDREGELTPAATIRMYTGGRWQDTGLYRRTDLRPGDTLTGPAVIAEEDATTVLDPDWQAAMGDRGHLTLTRTRARTDRVAVGTAADPVMLEVFNSLFMAIAEQMGVRLENTAHSVNIKERLDFSCALFDADGNLIANAPHIPVHLGSMGESIKEVLRRRGDEMRPGDVYAINDPYHGGTHLPDVTVVTPVFDTDGDTLLFLVASRGHHAEIGGITPGSMPAFSSTIQEEGILFDNWLLVRDGELREDATRELLAAGPYPSRAPDANLADLRAQIAANEKGIQELRRMTEQFGLDVVQAYMGHVQDNAEESVRRIIARLSDGSYRYDTDSGAEIHVALTVDRAARSAVLDFAGTSPQQPGNANAPSSVVMAAVLYVFRTLVADDIPLNSGCLKPVQVRIPEGSMLAPVFPAATVAGNVETSQAVTGALYAALGVQAEGSGTMNNLTFGNDRVQYYETVASGSGAGDGFDGADAVQTHMTNSRLTDPEVLEWRYPVRVDSFAIRSGSGGTGRWHGGCGVERRLRFLEPMTIALLTNHRRVAPYGMAGGAPGALGVNSIERADGTHETLAGCDAADVGVDDVLVLRTPGGGGYGVPAGG; encoded by the coding sequence ATGACCGGACGCTGGGAGTTCTGGATCGACCGGGGTGGCACGTTCACGGACGTCGTCGGCCGGCGGCCGGACGGGCGGCTGGTCACCACCAAGCTGCTCTCGCACCATCCGGAGCGCTACCGGGACGCCGCGGTGGCCGGTGTCCGGATGATGCTGGGGCTCGGCCCGGACGAACCGGTGCCCGCCGAGAAGGTGTCCGTCGTCAAGATGGGGACCACCGTCGCCACCAACGCCCTGCTGGAGCGCAAGGGCGAACCGACGGTACTGCTGATCACCGAAGGCTTCCGGGACGCCCTGCGGATCGCCTACCAGAACCGGCCGCGGATCTTCGACCGGCGGATCGTGCTGCCCGAGGCGCTCTACGACCGGGTGATCGAGGTACCGGAGCGGATCGGCGCACAGGGCGAGCTGGTCCGGCCGCTGGACGTGGACGAGGTCCGCCGGGCGCTGGTCCGGGCCCGCGCGGACGGTCTGCGCAGCGCCGCCGTCGTCCTGCTGCACGGCTACCGCCACGCCGAGCACGAGCAGGCCGTCGCCGAGCTGGCCCGGCGCGCCGGCTTCGCCCAGGTCAGCTGCTCGCACGAGGTCAGCCCGCTGATGAAGCTGGTGCCGCGCGGCGACACCACCGTCGTCGACGCCTACCTCTCCCCGATCCTGGGCCGCTATGTCGACGAGATCGCCGCCCAACTCCCCGGCATCCGGCTGATGTTCATGCAGTCCAACGGCGGGCTGCGGCAGGCCGCGCACTTCCGCGGGAAGGACGCGGTGCTGTCCGGGCCCGCAGGCGGCGTCGTCGGGATGGTCCGTACGGCCGCCGAGGCCGGCGGCGGCCACGACCGGGTCATCGGCTTCGACATGGGCGGCACCTCCACCGATGTGTCGCACTACGCCGGCGAGTTCGAGCGGGTCTTCGGCAACGAGGTCGCGGGCGTACGGATGCGCGCCCCCATGATGAACATCCACACCGTCGCGGCCGGCGGCGGCTCGGTGCTCCACTTCGACGGCCGCCGCTACCGGGTCGGTCCCGACTCGGCCGGCGCGGACCCGGGACCGGCCTGCTACCGGCGCGGCGGCCCGCTCACCGTCACCGACGCCAATGTGATGCTCGGCCGCATCCAGCCCGCGCACTTCCCGGCGGTGTTCGGCCCGGACGGTGACCAGCCGCTGGACGCCGAGGCGGTCCGCGCCCGCTTCGCGGAACTGGCCGAGCGGGCCGCCGCCGAGGCCGGGGACGACCGCGGACCCGAGGAGGTCGCGGCCGGGTTCCTCGACATCGCGGTGCTCAACATGGCCAACGCCGTCAAGAAGATCTCCGTCCAGCGCGGCCATGACATCACCCGCTACGCCCTCACCAGCTTCGGCGGAGCCGGCGGCCAGCACGCCTGCGCGGTCGCCGACGCGCTGGGCATCGACACGGTGCTCGTCCCGCCGCTGGCCGGGGTGCTCTCCGCGTACGGCATCGGGGTCGCCGACGCCACCGCGATGCGCGAGCAGGCCGTCGAGGCGGAGTTCACGGACCCCGCGGCCCTGCGCCGCGTCCAGGAGGTGTGCGACTCCCTCGCCGCGCAGACCCGACGCGAACTCCACGACGACGGGGTGCCGGACGCCTCGGTCACCACCCGCGCCCGGGTGCTGATCCGCTACGCCGGGACCGACTCCACGATCGGCGTCCCGCTGGCCGACGCCGACACCATGGCCGCGGAGTTCGTCCGGGCGCACCGCGAGCGCTACGCCTTCACCATGGACAAACCGCTGGTGGCCGAGGCGGTGTCGGTCGAGGCGCTGGGAGCGCCCGGCGGTGCCGGGGAGCATGAGACGCAACCCGGCGACAGGGAAGGGGAGTTGACGCCCGCCGCGACGATCCGGATGTACACCGGCGGCCGCTGGCAGGACACCGGCCTCTACCGGCGCACCGACCTGCGCCCCGGCGACACCCTCACCGGCCCGGCCGTCATCGCCGAGGAGGACGCGACCACGGTCCTCGACCCGGACTGGCAGGCGGCCATGGGCGACCGCGGACACCTCACACTGACCCGGACCCGGGCGCGCACCGACCGGGTCGCGGTCGGCACGGCGGCCGACCCGGTGATGCTGGAGGTCTTCAACAGTCTCTTCATGGCCATCGCCGAGCAGATGGGCGTCCGCCTGGAGAACACCGCACACTCCGTCAACATCAAGGAACGCCTCGACTTCTCCTGCGCCCTCTTCGACGCCGACGGCAATCTGATCGCCAACGCCCCGCACATCCCCGTGCACCTGGGCTCGATGGGGGAGTCCATCAAGGAGGTGCTCAGGCGCCGCGGCGACGAGATGCGGCCCGGCGATGTGTACGCGATCAACGATCCGTACCACGGGGGCACCCACCTCCCCGACGTCACCGTGGTCACCCCCGTCTTCGACACCGACGGGGACACCCTGCTGTTCCTGGTGGCCTCCCGCGGACACCACGCCGAGATCGGCGGCATCACCCCGGGCTCGATGCCCGCCTTCAGCAGCACCATCCAGGAGGAGGGCATCCTCTTCGACAACTGGCTGCTGGTGCGCGACGGCGAACTGCGCGAGGACGCGACCCGCGAACTGCTCGCCGCCGGCCCCTACCCCTCCCGCGCACCGGACGCCAACCTCGCCGATCTGCGGGCCCAGATCGCCGCCAACGAGAAGGGCATCCAGGAACTGAGGCGGATGACCGAGCAGTTCGGGTTGGACGTCGTCCAGGCCTATATGGGCCACGTCCAGGACAACGCCGAGGAATCGGTCCGGCGGATCATCGCCCGGCTGTCGGACGGCAGCTACCGCTACGACACCGACAGCGGGGCCGAGATCCATGTCGCGCTGACCGTCGACCGCGCCGCCCGCAGCGCCGTACTGGACTTCGCCGGCACCTCACCCCAGCAGCCCGGCAACGCGAACGCGCCCAGCTCGGTGGTGATGGCGGCCGTCCTGTACGTCTTCCGCACCCTGGTCGCCGACGACATCCCGCTCAACAGCGGCTGCCTCAAGCCCGTACAGGTCCGCATCCCGGAGGGCTCGATGCTCGCCCCCGTCTTTCCGGCGGCCACCGTCGCGGGCAATGTGGAGACCTCCCAGGCGGTCACCGGTGCGCTCTACGCCGCGCTCGGCGTCCAGGCCGAGGGCTCGGGCACCATGAACAACCTCACCTTCGGCAATGACCGGGTGCAGTACTACGAGACCGTCGCCAGCGGTTCGGGCGCCGGCGACGGCTTCGACGGCGCGGATGCCGTACAGACCCATATGACCAACTCCCGGCTGACCGACCCCGAAGTGCTGGAGTGGCGCTACCCCGTCCGCGTCGACAGCTTCGCCATCCGCTCCGGCAGCGGCGGTACGGGCCGCTGGCACGGCGGCTGCGGTGTCGAGCGCCGGCTGCGCTTCCTGGAGCCGATGACCATCGCCCTGCTGACCAACCACCGCCGGGTCGCGCCGTACGGCATGGCGGGCGGCGCCCCGGGTGCGCTGGGCGTCAACTCCATCGAGCGGGCGGACGGTACACACGAGACCCTGGCGGGCTGTGACGCGGCGGACGTCGGCGTGGACGATGTGCTGGTGCTGCGCACACCGGGCGGCGGGGGGTACGGGGTGCCGGCGGGCGGCTGA
- a CDS encoding biotin-dependent carboxyltransferase family protein, giving the protein MTDRAFSVVRAGALTTVQDLGRPGHAHLGVPRAGALDAPAHQLANRLVGNPASAATLETTLTGCALRVRTATTVAVTGAPCPVTVDGRPAPWGAPVRVPAGAVLDAGPATHGLRSYLAFAGGIDTEPVLGSRAADLLSGLGPDPLTDGAVLPLGDPHGPPAGADAVPHHGPVPELVLPFLPGPRDAWFTDSGLHTLTTGRFRVSPASNRIGLRTEGPPLERARSGELPSEGMPLGALQVPPNGLPVLFLHDHPTTGGYPVIGVVPERCLAPAAQAVPGTPVRFFRMR; this is encoded by the coding sequence ATGACCGACCGCGCCTTCTCGGTCGTCCGGGCCGGTGCGCTCACCACCGTCCAGGACCTCGGCAGGCCCGGCCATGCCCACCTCGGTGTGCCACGGGCCGGCGCCCTCGACGCACCCGCCCACCAGCTCGCCAACCGTCTGGTGGGCAACCCCGCGTCCGCCGCCACCCTGGAGACGACGCTCACCGGCTGCGCCCTGCGGGTGCGTACGGCCACCACCGTCGCCGTCACCGGCGCCCCCTGCCCGGTGACCGTCGACGGCCGCCCCGCCCCCTGGGGCGCCCCGGTCCGTGTCCCGGCGGGCGCCGTCCTGGACGCGGGACCCGCCACCCACGGTCTGCGCTCGTATCTCGCCTTCGCCGGCGGTATCGACACCGAACCGGTCCTCGGCAGCCGCGCCGCCGATCTGCTCTCCGGCCTGGGCCCGGACCCGCTCACCGACGGCGCGGTCCTCCCGCTGGGCGACCCGCACGGCCCGCCGGCCGGCGCCGATGCCGTCCCGCATCATGGCCCGGTGCCGGAGCTGGTCCTTCCGTTCCTGCCCGGCCCGCGCGACGCCTGGTTCACCGACTCCGGTCTGCACACCCTCACCACCGGCCGCTTCCGGGTCTCCCCCGCCAGCAACCGCATCGGTCTGCGCACCGAAGGGCCACCCCTGGAGCGCGCCCGCAGCGGCGAACTCCCCAGCGAGGGCATGCCCCTGGGCGCCCTCCAGGTCCCGCCCAACGGCCTGCCGGTCCTCTTCCTCCACGACCACCCCACGACCGGCGGCTACCCGGTCATCGGTGTCGTCCCCGAGCGCTGTCTGGCCCCGGCGGCCCAGGCGGTACCGGGGACACCGGTCCGCTTTTTCCGCATGCGCTGA
- a CDS encoding SGNH/GDSL hydrolase family protein, producing MPAQAPDGGRSAAPDCFVALGDSLTEGLGDPVPGGGWRGWAALLAEALGERPGSVPLVNLARSGAQAADVAERQLPAARALGPRFASLLVGANDTLRAAFAIERIAAALDRAHGALSADGAVVLTACLPDPGRMLGLPAPLARPLGRRMRAVNTVVHAVSARYGGVHLHLADHAWVADRASWSVDRLHPSEHGHRLLARGFHTALAATGLPVGPPPALTLDGPPPTRAGSVLWMATRGTRWVADRCTDLLPGLVGLALQECRHGLAGSGRLLDAAADRATRSALAALGRTDGAGTGKDPSMTKGAATMAG from the coding sequence ATACCGGCGCAGGCGCCGGACGGGGGGCGGTCCGCGGCCCCGGACTGCTTTGTCGCGCTCGGTGATTCCCTGACCGAGGGGCTCGGCGACCCGGTACCGGGCGGTGGCTGGCGCGGCTGGGCCGCCCTGCTGGCCGAGGCGCTGGGCGAACGGCCCGGGAGCGTCCCGCTGGTGAATCTGGCGCGGAGCGGGGCGCAGGCCGCCGATGTCGCCGAACGGCAGCTGCCCGCGGCACGGGCGCTCGGCCCGCGCTTCGCCTCGCTGCTCGTGGGGGCGAACGACACCCTGCGCGCCGCCTTCGCCATCGAGCGGATCGCGGCCGCGCTGGACCGGGCGCACGGCGCGCTGAGTGCCGACGGGGCCGTGGTGCTGACGGCATGTCTGCCCGATCCGGGCCGGATGCTGGGGCTGCCCGCGCCGCTGGCCCGTCCGCTGGGGCGCCGGATGCGTGCCGTGAACACCGTCGTCCATGCGGTGTCCGCCCGCTACGGGGGCGTGCATCTGCACCTCGCCGACCACGCCTGGGTCGCCGACCGGGCCTCCTGGAGCGTGGACCGGCTGCACCCCAGCGAGCACGGCCACCGGCTGCTGGCCCGCGGCTTCCACACGGCGCTCGCCGCCACCGGCCTGCCCGTCGGACCGCCGCCCGCGCTCACCCTCGACGGGCCGCCGCCGACCCGCGCCGGCTCCGTGCTGTGGATGGCGACCCGGGGGACCCGCTGGGTCGCCGACCGGTGTACGGACCTGCTGCCCGGGCTGGTCGGTCTCGCGCTCCAGGAGTGCCGGCACGGTCTGGCCGGCTCCGGGCGTCTGCTGGACGCCGCGGCCGACCGCGCCACCCGCTCCGCGCTCGCCGCGCTGGGCCGGACGGACGGCGCGGGGACCGGCAAAGACCCCTCGATGACGAAGGGCGCTGCGACAATGGCGGGATGA
- a CDS encoding glycosyltransferase family 4 protein, whose amino-acid sequence MRVVLVTESFPPDVNGVSHCALQTARHLVRRGHDPLVIAPLGGASADAGTDESPCPVVRVPSMPLPGYPQVRIALPGRRLSAALDGHRPDLVHLASPFVLGARGMAAAARRQVPAIAVYQTDLGRYARTYLGGGAATAWRRIRAVHAAADRTLAPSSAALLDLTENGVPRVHLWPRGVDSERFHPGRRDAVLRSSLTAGRELLVGYVGRLAPEKDVRMLAETSRLPGVRTVVIGEGPSAAGLRTALPEARFLGRRTGDELARLYASLDVFVHTGPYETFCQTVQEAMASGVPVVAPRAGGPMDLVDHGRTGLLVTPGDGGAFRDAVRFLADSAEVRERFGAAARGAVADRTWEAVGDQLLGHYEAVLSDRTAVAA is encoded by the coding sequence ATGCGTGTCGTCCTCGTCACCGAATCCTTCCCGCCCGATGTCAACGGCGTCTCCCACTGCGCCCTGCAAACCGCCCGGCACCTCGTCCGGCGCGGCCACGATCCGCTGGTCATCGCGCCGCTCGGGGGTGCTTCGGCGGATGCGGGTACGGACGAGAGTCCCTGCCCCGTCGTCCGGGTGCCCTCCATGCCGCTGCCCGGCTATCCGCAGGTGCGGATCGCGCTCCCCGGGCGCCGGCTGTCCGCGGCGCTCGACGGGCACCGCCCCGACCTGGTGCACCTGGCCAGCCCCTTCGTCCTGGGGGCCCGCGGGATGGCGGCCGCCGCCCGCCGTCAGGTGCCCGCGATCGCCGTCTACCAGACCGATCTGGGCCGCTATGCCCGCACCTATCTCGGCGGTGGCGCGGCGACGGCCTGGCGGCGCATCCGGGCGGTGCACGCGGCCGCCGACCGCACCCTGGCGCCCTCCAGCGCGGCGCTGCTGGATCTGACCGAGAACGGGGTGCCACGGGTCCACCTGTGGCCGCGCGGTGTCGACTCCGAGCGGTTCCACCCCGGGCGGCGCGACGCGGTGCTGCGCAGCTCACTGACCGCGGGACGGGAGCTGCTGGTGGGGTACGTGGGGCGGCTCGCGCCGGAGAAGGACGTCCGGATGCTGGCCGAGACCTCGCGGCTGCCGGGCGTACGCACCGTCGTCATCGGCGAGGGTCCCAGCGCCGCCGGGCTGCGCACCGCGCTGCCGGAGGCCCGCTTCCTCGGCCGCCGCACCGGAGACGAACTCGCACGTCTCTACGCGTCGTTGGATGTCTTTGTGCATACCGGGCCGTACGAGACGTTCTGCCAGACCGTGCAGGAGGCGATGGCCTCCGGTGTGCCGGTGGTGGCGCCGCGGGCGGGCGGTCCGATGGACCTGGTGGACCACGGCCGTACGGGGCTGCTGGTGACGCCCGGCGACGGCGGCGCGTTCCGGGACGCGGTGCGCTTCCTCGCGGACAGCGCCGAGGTGCGCGAACGGTTCGGTGCCGCGGCCCGGGGGGCCGTCGCGGACCGCACCTGGGAGGCGGTCGGTGACCAGCTCCTGGGGCACTACGAGGCCGTGCTCAGCGACCGGACGGCGGTGGCGGCATGA